A region of Nitrospinota bacterium DNA encodes the following proteins:
- the pilQ gene encoding type IV pilus secretin PilQ gives MYIFLALPLAVAACASEKALTKSTESQTAVAGSTSVKDLSTTGAEDRVEVRLEADGPITHTAFKLADPPRLIVDMSNVDMSMFQATVPVNHELVKNVKPYYFAKSNDSRLEIELNNDVSFSVDSSDPGALRILITKAGAMEAEQAPVPAPESPAPVMAAQAEPVAAPEPAVAPAAEPEAKPAVVEPAPVMAAEQAAPATMLVAETPLKEGQNRVVDVKFIQLDKKLGRVEITMARPEPAYELLSRANMNRLTVDLPNTIIDAKDERLISVSAEGSIIKNVAAFQFRSGKSPIAKVVVNLEEMTLYNIATQGNRILLDMGEETVLAMATEVSDTKAKAAAEAEKEMIGAQDAIYAGARISLDFQKADIHNILRIIADVAGLNIITSEKVKGQVTMKLKNVPWDQALDVILKNNGLDKIQEGNIIRVATTEEISKEKETAVKTKESEAKIVPLYTRVFEVNYEAADKLKKNLDSMKSERGSVEINERTNSIIVKDTKEKLAEMASLIEKLDKKETQVLIEAKIVSATHDKVKNLGIVWGGYYNNTTGALFPNTIGVTGGTGVSSPNITSGGGGSAVNFPITAGAGGALSGIGLTLGSVNGTALLDARLMALEQNSEAVIISNPKITTMNNKEAVIESGQEVPYQTTSAEGTKTEFKKAVLSLKVTPHVTPDKHMRLTLQVNKDRPLAGSPPPIETRMAKTEVLVADGETAVLGGLFEDSTNTSQAMVPGLGRIPLLGWLFKNDGTTKNNQELLIFITPKIVD, from the coding sequence CCCACACCGCGTTCAAGCTTGCGGATCCGCCCAGGCTGATCGTGGACATGTCCAACGTGGATATGTCCATGTTCCAGGCGACCGTGCCGGTGAATCATGAGCTTGTAAAGAACGTGAAGCCCTATTACTTCGCCAAGTCCAACGACTCGCGGCTGGAGATAGAGCTTAACAATGACGTGAGTTTCTCGGTGGACAGCTCCGATCCCGGCGCTTTGAGGATACTTATAACCAAGGCCGGAGCCATGGAGGCCGAACAGGCCCCTGTGCCAGCCCCGGAGTCCCCTGCGCCGGTGATGGCCGCGCAGGCAGAGCCAGTGGCGGCCCCGGAGCCGGCGGTAGCGCCTGCCGCCGAGCCAGAGGCTAAGCCCGCCGTGGTGGAGCCCGCGCCTGTAATGGCCGCTGAACAGGCGGCGCCCGCTACCATGCTGGTCGCTGAAACTCCCCTTAAAGAAGGGCAAAACCGGGTCGTGGACGTAAAGTTCATCCAGCTGGACAAAAAGCTGGGCCGGGTGGAGATCACCATGGCCAGGCCGGAGCCAGCCTATGAGCTTTTGAGCAGGGCCAACATGAACAGGCTTACGGTGGACCTGCCCAACACGATAATAGACGCAAAAGACGAGCGGTTGATAAGCGTGAGCGCGGAAGGCTCCATAATCAAGAACGTCGCGGCGTTCCAGTTCCGCTCTGGCAAGTCGCCCATAGCCAAGGTTGTGGTTAACCTGGAGGAGATGACCCTTTACAACATAGCCACCCAGGGCAACAGGATCCTTTTGGACATGGGTGAGGAAACGGTGCTGGCCATGGCTACGGAGGTATCCGACACCAAGGCTAAAGCCGCCGCCGAGGCCGAGAAAGAAATGATAGGCGCGCAGGATGCCATTTACGCCGGGGCGCGCATCTCGCTGGATTTCCAGAAGGCCGACATCCATAACATCCTGCGGATCATTGCCGACGTGGCGGGGCTCAACATAATCACCTCCGAGAAGGTGAAGGGCCAGGTGACCATGAAGCTGAAGAACGTTCCGTGGGACCAGGCGCTGGACGTGATACTCAAGAATAACGGGCTGGACAAGATCCAGGAGGGCAACATAATCCGGGTGGCCACCACCGAGGAGATCTCCAAGGAGAAGGAGACCGCCGTGAAGACCAAGGAGTCGGAGGCCAAGATTGTGCCCCTGTACACCCGGGTTTTCGAGGTGAACTACGAGGCCGCTGACAAGCTCAAGAAGAACCTGGACTCGATGAAGAGCGAGCGGGGCTCGGTGGAGATAAACGAGCGCACCAACAGCATCATCGTAAAGGACACCAAGGAGAAACTGGCCGAGATGGCCAGCCTTATAGAGAAGCTGGACAAGAAGGAAACCCAGGTTCTCATAGAGGCCAAGATTGTTTCCGCCACCCACGACAAGGTGAAGAACCTGGGCATAGTGTGGGGCGGCTATTATAACAACACCACCGGAGCGCTGTTCCCCAACACCATAGGGGTAACCGGCGGCACTGGCGTGTCTTCGCCGAACATTACGTCCGGCGGCGGCGGCTCGGCGGTGAACTTCCCGATAACGGCCGGGGCCGGCGGGGCGCTTTCAGGCATCGGGCTTACGCTTGGTTCCGTAAACGGCACGGCGCTTTTGGACGCCAGGCTTATGGCCCTGGAGCAGAACAGCGAGGCGGTTATAATCTCCAACCCGAAGATCACCACCATGAACAACAAAGAGGCGGTGATAGAGTCGGGCCAGGAAGTTCCTTACCAGACCACTTCGGCCGAAGGCACCAAGACCGAGTTTAAGAAAGCGGTGCTTTCGCTGAAAGTCACCCCCCATGTGACTCCGGACAAGCACATGAGGCTTACCCTGCAGGTTAACAAGGACAGGCCGCTGGCCGGCAGTCCGCCCCCGATAGAGACCAGGATGGCCAAGACGGAAGTGCTGGTGGCAGATGGGGAGACGGCGGTCCTGGGCGGTCTTTTCGAGGATAGCACCAACACGTCCCAGGCCATGGTTCCCGGGCTGGGCAGGATACCGCTGTTGGGATGGCTGTTCAAGAACGACGGCACGACAAAGAACAACCAGGAACTGCTGATTTTCATAACGCCGAAAATCGTGGACTGA
- the aroB gene encoding 3-dehydroquinate synthase, with amino-acid sequence MVKTRRARVPLGSRSYDIIIGESLLGDKAGRLVAGLGGRVLMVSNRKVFGLYGRRLGEGLTKAGVKWEKLLLPDGEEFKTMETAGRIHDRLVEGKYDRDCLALALGGGVIGDITGFAAATYMRGVRFAQAPTTLLAQVDSSVGGKTGVNHPKGKNLIGAFHQPSLVISDVGALATLPEKEVLGGVAEVIKYGCIGSAGFFRYLEKHVEELVALQPGVTAYCVEVSCRMKAEIVGADERESGLRAILNFGHTAGHAVEAVTRYKRFTHGHAVAMGMAVAASLSRMKGGLGAAEAERVISLIRRAGLPAEIPRDIEPGALLAAMERDKKAKAGVVRFALLDGIGKCSVRGDVTRGEVLEALRERRRGG; translated from the coding sequence GTGGTAAAGACCCGAAGGGCGCGGGTGCCTTTAGGCTCCCGCTCCTACGATATAATTATTGGCGAAAGCCTGCTGGGCGATAAGGCCGGGCGGCTTGTAGCCGGGCTTGGCGGCCGGGTCCTTATGGTTTCGAACCGCAAGGTATTCGGGCTGTACGGACGCAGGCTTGGCGAAGGGCTCACGAAGGCCGGCGTGAAGTGGGAAAAGCTCCTGCTTCCCGATGGTGAGGAGTTCAAGACCATGGAAACCGCAGGCCGGATACATGACCGGCTGGTGGAAGGGAAGTACGACAGGGACTGCCTGGCGCTGGCGCTGGGCGGTGGAGTGATAGGCGACATAACCGGGTTCGCCGCGGCGACATATATGCGCGGCGTGCGGTTCGCGCAGGCGCCCACCACGTTGCTGGCCCAGGTGGACAGCTCGGTGGGCGGGAAAACCGGGGTGAACCACCCGAAAGGCAAGAACCTTATCGGGGCGTTTCACCAGCCGAGCCTGGTTATCTCGGATGTTGGAGCGCTGGCCACATTGCCCGAAAAGGAAGTTTTGGGCGGGGTGGCGGAAGTTATAAAATACGGATGCATAGGTTCGGCGGGCTTCTTTAGGTATCTTGAGAAACACGTTGAAGAACTGGTGGCCCTTCAGCCGGGCGTGACCGCATACTGCGTTGAGGTCTCTTGCCGGATGAAGGCGGAGATAGTTGGGGCTGATGAGCGGGAATCGGGCCTTAGGGCCATACTGAATTTCGGCCACACCGCGGGGCACGCGGTGGAGGCGGTGACCCGGTACAAAAGGTTCACCCACGGCCACGCGGTGGCCATGGGAATGGCGGTGGCGGCCAGTCTTTCAAGAATGAAAGGCGGGCTTGGCGCCGCCGAGGCTGAAAGGGTAATCTCGCTGATCAGGCGGGCGGGGCTTCCGGCGGAAATTCCGCGGGACATTGAACCAGGAGCCCTGCTTGCGGCCATGGAGCGGGACAAGAAGGCGAAAGCCGGCGTTGTGCGGTTCGCCCTTCTGGACGGAATAGGCAAATGCTCGGTTCGCGGAGATGTTACCCGCGGCGAGGTGTTAGAGGCATTAAGGGAACGCAGGCGGGGCGGCTGA